Proteins found in one Nostoc sp. NIES-3756 genomic segment:
- the ilvC gene encoding ketol-acid reductoisomerase produces MARMYYDEDANLDLLAGKTIAIIGYGSQGHAHALNLKDSGLNVIVGLYPGSKSAEKAQAAGLTVKNVADAANVADFIMILLPDEVQKTVYKNEIEPNLQAGNTLAFAHGFNIHFGQVVPPADVDVVMVAPKGPGHLVRRTYEQGQGVPALFAVYQDASGKARDRALSYAKGIGGTRGGVLETTFREETETDLFGEQAVLCGGLSALIKAGFETLVEAGYQPELAYFECLHEVKLIVDLVVEGGLAKMRDSISNTAEYGDYTRGPRVVNEQTKAEMKKILSEIQSGQFAREFVLENQAGKPGFTAMRRQEAEHPIEEVGKDLRAMFSWLKKV; encoded by the coding sequence ATGGCCCGGATGTACTATGACGAAGATGCCAATTTAGACCTTTTGGCTGGAAAAACCATTGCAATTATTGGCTATGGTTCTCAAGGTCATGCCCACGCTTTAAATTTAAAAGATAGTGGTTTGAATGTGATTGTGGGGCTATATCCGGGTAGTAAGTCAGCAGAAAAAGCCCAAGCAGCTGGGTTAACAGTGAAAAATGTGGCGGATGCTGCTAACGTTGCTGACTTCATCATGATTTTGTTACCCGATGAAGTACAAAAAACAGTTTACAAAAACGAAATTGAACCAAATCTGCAAGCAGGAAATACTTTAGCTTTCGCTCACGGTTTTAATATTCATTTTGGGCAAGTTGTACCACCTGCGGATGTAGATGTAGTGATGGTAGCGCCAAAAGGCCCTGGTCATTTGGTACGACGCACTTACGAACAAGGTCAAGGCGTACCAGCGTTGTTTGCGGTTTATCAGGATGCTAGTGGTAAGGCACGCGATCGCGCTTTATCCTATGCTAAAGGTATTGGTGGTACTCGTGGCGGTGTTTTGGAAACAACTTTCCGCGAAGAAACTGAAACTGATTTGTTTGGTGAACAAGCTGTATTGTGTGGTGGTTTGAGTGCTTTAATTAAAGCTGGTTTTGAAACCTTAGTAGAAGCAGGTTATCAACCAGAACTAGCTTATTTTGAATGTCTCCACGAAGTTAAATTAATTGTTGACTTGGTGGTAGAAGGTGGTTTAGCCAAAATGCGCGATAGTATTTCTAACACTGCTGAATACGGTGACTACACCCGTGGGCCTCGTGTTGTTAACGAACAAACCAAGGCTGAAATGAAAAAAATTCTCAGCGAAATTCAATCGGGACAATTTGCACGGGAATTTGTGTTAGAAAACCAAGCTGGTAAACCCGGATTTACTGCAATGCGTCGTCAAGAAGCTGAACATCCAATTGAAGAAGTTGGTAAAGACCTGCGTGCTATGTTTAGCTGGTTGAAGAAAGTTTAA
- a CDS encoding aldo/keto reductase, which yields METKQLGKTGVSVSAIGLGGMPMSIYNRPPESDSIPVIHRALDLGITFIDTADSYCKDESDKHHNERLIYKALSSYPGDTSQVVVATKGGLMRPNESWTRNGNPKHLRQTIRVSFEALGGEKPIDVWQYHSPDPEYTIEESLAPVKEAVQEGLVRFVGVSNFSVEQIKRARDVVEIVSIQNQYSPWERQPEKDGVLQYCEEEGITFLPWSPFGGRRRHQNLQDMPAIAQLAKAKGVSVYAIVLAWLRAKSSAILPIPGASKISSIENSVGAVNVNLTDEEVQKI from the coding sequence ATGGAAACTAAACAGCTAGGAAAAACAGGTGTATCTGTCAGTGCGATCGGTTTAGGTGGAATGCCAATGTCAATATATAATCGGCCTCCAGAGTCGGATTCAATTCCAGTTATCCACCGTGCCTTAGATTTAGGGATTACATTCATTGATACCGCCGATTCTTATTGCAAGGATGAGTCAGATAAGCACCACAATGAACGACTAATTTACAAAGCACTCAGCAGTTATCCAGGTGACACCAGCCAAGTTGTTGTAGCAACTAAAGGCGGCTTGATGCGTCCCAATGAAAGCTGGACACGTAACGGAAATCCAAAACATCTACGCCAAACTATTCGTGTGAGTTTTGAGGCTTTGGGTGGTGAAAAACCTATTGATGTGTGGCAATACCATTCCCCAGACCCAGAATATACTATCGAAGAGTCACTTGCGCCTGTGAAAGAAGCTGTGCAGGAAGGTTTGGTGCGATTTGTCGGAGTTTCTAATTTTTCTGTAGAACAGATTAAACGGGCGCGAGATGTGGTAGAGATTGTGTCAATACAAAATCAATATAGTCCTTGGGAACGACAGCCGGAAAAAGATGGCGTATTGCAGTATTGCGAAGAAGAAGGAATCACATTTTTACCGTGGAGTCCCTTTGGTGGTCGTCGTCGCCATCAAAATTTACAAGATATGCCCGCGATCGCCCAATTAGCCAAAGCCAAAGGTGTATCAGTCTACGCTATTGTATTAGCATGGCTACGCGCCAAATCAAGCGCCATATTACCCATCCCTGGCGCAAGCAAAATTTCCAGTATTGAAAACTCAGTAGGTGCTGTTAATGTCAACCTAACAGACGAAGAAGTGCAGAAGATTTAG
- a CDS encoding aldo/keto reductase, translating into MLYRVLGNTGERVSAIGLGGWHIGLKYVEEELGIRIVHAAIDRGINFLDNSWDYNGGVSEIRMGKALRGYRDQVFLMTKIDGRSKKEAAKQLDESLKRLQVDHIDLVQHHEIIRYEDPHRVFDEEGANAAFIEAREAGKIRYIGFTGHKDPHIHLHMLEVASERGFRFDTVQMPLNVMDAHYRSFAKLVLPELVKQNIGVLGMKSFANGILLKSNTVTPIECLHYVLNLPTSVLITGIDSMEILDQAIEAVQTFQPMDEQQMQHLLAKTAAAASRGEFEPFKTSSIFDSTAQNPDWLGEEPQRLQKLMPA; encoded by the coding sequence ATGTTATACCGAGTTCTTGGCAATACAGGGGAAAGAGTTTCGGCAATTGGTTTGGGTGGTTGGCACATCGGCTTAAAGTATGTGGAAGAAGAATTAGGTATTCGCATTGTTCACGCAGCAATTGACCGTGGTATCAACTTCTTGGATAACAGTTGGGACTATAACGGCGGGGTAAGCGAGATACGCATGGGAAAAGCGTTGCGCGGCTACCGAGATCAAGTATTTTTGATGACCAAAATTGATGGACGTTCTAAAAAAGAAGCAGCAAAACAGTTAGATGAATCACTCAAACGTTTACAAGTCGATCACATTGATCTTGTCCAACATCACGAAATTATCCGCTATGAAGACCCTCATCGTGTTTTTGACGAAGAAGGTGCGAATGCAGCATTTATAGAAGCGCGTGAAGCTGGCAAAATTAGATATATTGGCTTTACAGGACATAAAGACCCCCATATTCATCTACATATGTTAGAAGTAGCATCTGAGCGCGGCTTTAGATTTGATACGGTACAAATGCCGCTTAATGTGATGGATGCTCACTACCGGAGTTTTGCCAAGCTGGTTTTACCAGAATTAGTTAAACAAAATATTGGCGTTTTAGGGATGAAAAGTTTCGCCAACGGTATTTTGTTGAAGTCAAATACTGTAACACCCATTGAATGTTTGCACTACGTTTTGAATCTGCCTACATCGGTTTTGATAACAGGAATTGATAGTATGGAAATTCTCGACCAAGCTATAGAAGCAGTGCAGACATTTCAACCAATGGACGAACAGCAAATGCAGCATCTCTTAGCCAAAACAGCCGCCGCCGCATCACGCGGTGAGTTTGAGCCTTTTAAAACCTCATCCATTTTTGATAGCACCGCTCAAAATCCCGATTGGTTAGGTGAAGAACCGCAGCGTCTGCAAAAGTTAATGCCAGCATAA
- a CDS encoding DUF2752 domain-containing protein → MFKLSPYPLSCHGKLVRWGILGFSYAPLIGTYFYNQNYRIGFLVCPIRHLTGIPCPTCGMTRSFMAIGRGNWSQALGEHLFGPILLASFVVAIVHITLELLTKHRITAFYCHLLKFRKLQILGLFTIFIYYVFRLYYLSKTGEMYIEFSRSPLGQLLSTVNIK, encoded by the coding sequence GTGTTTAAATTATCTCCTTATCCTCTGTCATGCCACGGTAAACTAGTGCGTTGGGGTATATTAGGATTTTCTTATGCCCCATTAATTGGTACATATTTTTACAACCAAAATTATAGAATAGGGTTTTTAGTCTGCCCAATACGGCACTTGACAGGCATTCCCTGCCCCACCTGTGGCATGACTCGCTCTTTTATGGCTATTGGTCGAGGAAACTGGAGCCAAGCATTGGGCGAACATTTATTTGGCCCAATTTTATTGGCTAGCTTTGTAGTTGCAATAGTTCACATTACTTTAGAACTATTAACAAAACACCGTATCACAGCATTTTATTGTCATCTATTAAAATTTAGAAAGCTACAGATATTGGGTTTATTTACCATTTTTATTTATTATGTTTTTCGTTTGTATTACTTATCAAAAACTGGAGAAATGTATATTGAATTTAGCAGGTCTCCTTTGGGACAATTGCTTTCGACAGTCAATATTAAATAA
- a CDS encoding TM2 domain-containing protein encodes MSNHNPSDASSKKTAAGICAILLGALGIHKFILGYTTEALIMLLVTVLTCGFGGAIMGIIGLVEGITYLTKSDEEFFNIYIANKKGWF; translated from the coding sequence ATGTCTAATCACAATCCCAGTGATGCCAGCAGTAAAAAAACCGCAGCTGGCATTTGTGCAATTTTGTTAGGAGCTTTAGGTATTCACAAGTTTATTCTTGGTTATACAACCGAGGCCTTGATTATGCTACTTGTTACTGTACTCACTTGCGGTTTCGGGGGAGCAATAATGGGAATTATTGGATTAGTTGAAGGGATTACTTACTTAACCAAGAGTGATGAAGAATTTTTTAATATCTACATTGCTAACAAAAAAGGCTGGTTTTAA
- a CDS encoding helix-hairpin-helix domain-containing protein has protein sequence MIKIVSRKCVGLENVYDIGVEQDHNFLVKNGLVASNCFNKSHSTAYGYVTYQTAYLKANYPLEYMAALLTANSNDTDKVQKYISTCLSMNIQIEPPDINRSGVDFTPAAEKILFGFSAVRNVGQNAIASILEARNNTGEFKSLADFCDRVDLRAVNRRTLESLIYCGAFDKIEANRHQLIQDLELVYDWAQSRARDRASGQGNLFDLLGGFASNNSKTANNAFESAPKAKPVLDYPPQEKLRLEKELLGFYVSDHPLKSLRQVAPLLTPINLSQLSEQREDTRLCVIVMLNGVKKVMTKKGDAMAILQIEDLTSQSEAVVFPKTYEKISFLLQVDARLIIWGKVDRRDDQTQLIVEDAEPVETVQMVMVELQPQQAANIEELHRLKTILQEQCGDKEKAKMPVIGIVQSANSRRLVRLGWQFCVQDARITVQALQNASFPAQLKPLIGGS, from the coding sequence ATGATTAAAATAGTCAGTCGTAAATGTGTAGGCTTAGAAAATGTCTATGACATTGGTGTGGAACAGGATCATAATTTTTTAGTTAAAAATGGTTTAGTAGCGTCTAATTGCTTCAATAAATCTCATTCAACTGCTTATGGGTATGTTACCTATCAAACAGCATATCTAAAAGCTAATTATCCATTGGAGTATATGGCAGCATTGCTGACAGCTAACAGCAATGATACAGACAAGGTACAGAAATATATTTCTACGTGTCTGAGTATGAATATTCAGATAGAACCACCTGATATCAATCGCTCTGGCGTAGACTTTACACCAGCAGCAGAGAAGATACTATTTGGATTTTCAGCTGTTAGGAACGTGGGACAAAATGCGATCGCCTCAATTTTAGAAGCGAGAAACAATACAGGAGAGTTTAAATCATTAGCTGATTTTTGCGATCGCGTTGATTTGCGTGCTGTTAATCGCCGTACACTAGAATCATTAATTTACTGTGGAGCCTTTGACAAAATTGAAGCAAATCGTCACCAGTTAATCCAAGACTTAGAGTTAGTATATGATTGGGCGCAATCCCGTGCTAGAGATAGAGCTAGTGGGCAAGGAAACCTGTTTGATTTATTAGGGGGATTTGCTTCTAATAATTCCAAAACGGCTAATAATGCTTTTGAATCTGCTCCTAAAGCTAAACCTGTGCTAGATTATCCTCCACAGGAAAAATTGCGTTTGGAAAAAGAATTGTTAGGGTTTTATGTATCAGATCATCCCTTAAAATCTTTAAGGCAAGTAGCACCACTTTTAACACCTATTAATCTGTCTCAACTATCAGAACAGCGAGAAGACACCAGATTATGTGTAATTGTCATGCTTAACGGTGTAAAAAAAGTCATGACAAAGAAAGGCGATGCAATGGCAATTCTGCAAATCGAGGATTTAACATCGCAATCAGAAGCAGTTGTTTTTCCCAAAACATACGAAAAGATTAGTTTTCTGCTACAAGTTGATGCCAGATTAATTATTTGGGGTAAAGTAGACCGACGAGACGACCAAACTCAATTAATCGTAGAAGATGCAGAGCCAGTGGAAACTGTGCAAATGGTCATGGTAGAACTACAACCTCAACAAGCAGCCAATATTGAAGAATTACACCGCTTAAAAACTATTTTGCAAGAACAGTGTGGAGATAAAGAAAAAGCAAAAATGCCTGTGATTGGAATTGTACAATCTGCAAATTCTCGTCGCTTAGTACGTTTAGGTTGGCAGTTTTGCGTCCAAGATGCTCGTATTACTGTTCAAGCACTGCAAAATGCTAGCTTTCCTGCGCAACTTAAACCTTTAATAGGTGGTTCATAG
- a CDS encoding DUF6464 family protein: protein MLRTLLLIVIGLLPSMFSLWVMRKAQSRTSSRLRQAAINVSRARIQQNLRPVESDRYYLEGVGYLIGDISCQYNARSGYLRCAVNPSGPCQGCRYYEPKELVRSEWGVESRE, encoded by the coding sequence GTGTTAAGAACACTTTTATTGATTGTCATTGGTTTGTTACCGTCCATGTTCTCCTTGTGGGTAATGCGTAAAGCCCAGTCACGGACAAGTTCACGCCTCAGACAAGCAGCAATCAATGTTTCTAGAGCGAGGATACAGCAAAATCTCAGACCTGTAGAAAGCGATCGCTATTATTTAGAAGGAGTAGGTTACTTAATTGGTGATATCAGTTGCCAATATAACGCTCGCTCCGGCTATCTCCGTTGTGCTGTCAATCCCAGTGGGCCTTGCCAGGGTTGCCGTTATTATGAACCCAAAGAATTGGTACGTAGTGAGTGGGGAGTAGAGAGTAGAGAGTAA
- a CDS encoding Tab2/Atab2 family RNA-binding protein, giving the protein MGSIWELDFYSRPILDANQKKVWEVLICESPTDVRTNTDTLFRFAKYCPNTEVNSVWLKTAIQEAISKAGEAPNKIRFFRRQMNNMIIKGAEDAGIQAMPSRRILVLHQWLRQRIEEVYPQEPGYQGGTNPSVRLDSPLPQRLPDALEGQKWVFVSLTAAELAEMPEWDIAFTEAFPLDLAQISPQTRIPGVLIFSPRALPIAGWMSGLELGFLRVDTSQGTRLLLETGATESWILANIKNPNTLGEAKGFEAAKQKANGVHFIGVQSDPQAESFAGFWLLQEVGLP; this is encoded by the coding sequence ATGGGCAGTATTTGGGAATTAGATTTTTACTCTCGTCCGATTTTGGACGCAAATCAGAAAAAAGTTTGGGAAGTTTTAATTTGTGAAAGTCCCACAGATGTTCGGACAAATACGGACACCTTATTTCGCTTTGCAAAATATTGTCCTAATACGGAGGTAAATTCTGTTTGGTTAAAGACAGCCATCCAAGAAGCTATTAGCAAAGCTGGAGAAGCACCAAACAAAATCCGCTTTTTCCGCCGCCAAATGAATAACATGATTATCAAAGGTGCTGAGGATGCAGGCATTCAAGCCATGCCTAGCCGTCGCATTTTAGTACTTCATCAATGGCTCAGGCAGCGCATAGAAGAAGTTTATCCCCAAGAACCAGGTTATCAAGGGGGAACAAATCCCTCGGTGCGTTTGGATAGTCCTTTACCCCAACGCTTACCTGATGCCTTAGAAGGGCAAAAATGGGTATTTGTTTCTTTAACTGCGGCGGAACTAGCAGAAATGCCAGAGTGGGATATTGCCTTTACTGAAGCATTTCCTCTAGATTTGGCTCAGATATCACCCCAAACACGCATTCCTGGAGTGTTGATTTTCTCTCCCAGAGCCTTACCCATAGCCGGCTGGATGTCCGGCTTAGAATTAGGATTTTTGAGAGTAGATACCAGTCAAGGAACAAGATTACTTTTAGAAACTGGTGCTACGGAAAGTTGGATTTTAGCCAATATCAAAAATCCTAATACTTTAGGAGAAGCCAAAGGTTTTGAAGCCGCCAAACAAAAAGCCAACGGCGTACATTTCATCGGGGTACAGTCAGATCCCCAAGCAGAATCTTTTGCAGGATTTTGGCTCTTACAAGAGGTAGGTTTGCCTTAA
- a CDS encoding TldD/PmbA family protein: protein MGSENLSQDTLAEQLLELAMKSGAEAAEVYQSRSLSRPVFFEANRLKQLETSQSEGTALRLWRKGRPGLTVAYGSVEPQAMVERALALSELNQPEPVELVGNSQPSYPDLGETVAVEVLVNWGKEAIALIRNNYPDVLCNSDWECDVETTRLINSQGLDCYYNDTTLSCYMSAEWVRGDDFLSVSDGQTQRDYLDPEKLAYQILQRLAWAKENVPPPNGRVPILFTSKAADMLWGTAQAALNGKRVLEAASPWAERLGKQVIAPSLTLYQDPQAGPYSCPFDDEGTPTKSLVFIEQGVLQNYYCDRTTGRKLTNATTGNGFRPSLGSYPTPGLFNFLIKPGSASLKELIQKIDDGLIVDQMLGGSSGISGDFSINIELGYRVQKGQVIGRVKDTMVAGNVYTALKQVELGSDADWNGSCYTPSLIVEGLSTTGRNN from the coding sequence ATGGGTTCTGAAAATTTATCACAAGATACGCTAGCAGAACAACTGCTGGAACTAGCTATGAAATCGGGGGCGGAAGCAGCTGAGGTGTATCAGTCGCGATCGCTTTCTCGTCCAGTATTTTTTGAGGCTAATCGGCTCAAACAGCTAGAAACCAGCCAATCTGAAGGTACGGCACTGCGTCTATGGCGTAAAGGTCGCCCAGGACTGACGGTAGCTTATGGTTCGGTGGAACCACAAGCAATGGTGGAACGCGCTCTGGCTTTGAGCGAACTTAACCAACCAGAACCTGTGGAATTGGTGGGCAACTCTCAGCCATCTTATCCAGACTTGGGTGAGACTGTAGCTGTAGAGGTTTTAGTTAATTGGGGTAAAGAAGCGATCGCTCTCATTCGCAACAACTATCCAGATGTACTCTGTAATAGTGACTGGGAATGTGATGTAGAAACTACGAGACTAATAAACAGTCAAGGTTTAGATTGTTACTACAACGATACTACCCTCAGTTGTTACATGTCCGCCGAGTGGGTGCGCGGTGACGATTTTTTAAGTGTTTCCGACGGACAAACCCAGCGCGACTACTTAGACCCTGAGAAACTTGCATATCAAATTTTACAAAGATTGGCTTGGGCGAAAGAAAACGTCCCGCCCCCTAATGGTCGCGTTCCCATTTTATTTACCTCCAAAGCTGCGGATATGCTTTGGGGTACGGCACAAGCAGCTTTAAATGGCAAACGTGTCTTAGAAGCCGCCTCTCCTTGGGCAGAACGCTTAGGCAAACAGGTAATTGCCCCCAGCCTCACGCTTTACCAAGACCCCCAAGCAGGGCCTTATAGTTGCCCTTTTGATGACGAGGGTACACCAACTAAATCTTTGGTATTTATTGAACAAGGTGTATTACAAAATTATTACTGCGATCGCACCACCGGGAGAAAACTCACAAATGCTACTACTGGAAATGGTTTCCGTCCCAGTTTAGGCAGCTATCCTACCCCTGGCTTATTTAACTTCTTGATTAAACCTGGTTCTGCATCCCTCAAAGAGCTAATTCAGAAAATCGATGATGGTTTAATCGTGGATCAAATGCTCGGTGGTAGTAGTGGTATATCTGGTGACTTTTCTATCAATATCGAACTAGGGTATAGAGTACAGAAAGGTCAAGTCATTGGTCGTGTTAAAGATACAATGGTTGCAGGTAATGTTTATACTGCTCTCAAGCAAGTAGAATTAGGCAGTGATGCCGATTGGAATGGTTCTTGTTATACCCCGTCTTTGATAGTTGAAGGACTATCGACGACCGGGAGAAATAACTAG
- a CDS encoding chloride channel protein: MYFRSWLQPRRGLAIAEACIIGIVAALSAVFLKVSSGFLGAWRVHSSHVLPAWVALPIIGLSFGYLAGLLVQRLAPEAAGSGIPQVKATLANIPTKLSWRVAIVKLLSAIIALGSGITLGRQGPTVQVGAGLAAGMSRLVPTSPDHRRQMIAAGAGAGLAAAFNAPIAGVLFIIEELLQDLSGLTLGTAIIASFIGGVVSRLLGGRSLDLNIELLYYSSRFSFPEIPFFLLLGLLAGLLGALFNRGLIFSLQFYRNLHISLPLRVALAGFVSGVVVSLLPESFRDNAGLREYVISSELKPTFAAIAFIAQFILTLVAFGSGAPGGLFAPSLILGSALGHLVGVFAHYVLGGGSPATYALAGMGGFFSAVSKVPITAIVIVFEMTTDFNLVLPLMIVAVTAYLVAEKVVPGSLYEKLLLLNGITLNKQMSVEGILTRLTAKDVMQQRVETLDADITLEEAKQAFANSHHRGFPVVEDNKLVGIVTQSDLTKSLSRHLDNNPSLREIMTANPMTVTPRHNLSNVLYLLDRYQISRLPVVEGQKLIGIITRADIIKAEAEHLNGENPNPAPQAEPSYVVYQTQSPSTGRGRLLVPVANPETAATLLKMAAAIARDRHYEIECVQIMLVSRHTSPSETTVRTAKSRRLLRQAEVLAKRWRIPLHTQIRVAHDPAQAILETIKERHIDLILMGWKGNTSTPGRIFGNIVDTIIRQATCDVVLVKLGTQQSTVNTLQFNRWLVPMAGGPNARIAIKLLPALVTLGNEPQIRLTRVFKPLDFQPDMTVLEQAIRQLMRRRQLSSTVIAAPVQADSVVEGVIKLVKTEGYDVVVLGASREGLLQQAIQGNIPEAIASGIDSTVILVRGAIES, translated from the coding sequence ATGTACTTTCGCAGTTGGTTGCAGCCTAGACGGGGTTTAGCGATCGCAGAAGCTTGTATTATCGGGATTGTAGCTGCCTTATCTGCGGTATTTCTCAAAGTCAGTTCAGGATTTTTAGGGGCGTGGCGAGTTCATAGTTCTCACGTTTTACCTGCGTGGGTAGCCCTACCGATTATAGGTTTAAGTTTTGGGTATTTGGCTGGTTTACTGGTGCAAAGATTAGCACCAGAGGCGGCTGGAAGTGGTATTCCTCAAGTCAAAGCAACCCTGGCAAATATACCGACAAAGTTGTCGTGGCGGGTAGCGATAGTTAAGTTACTGAGTGCCATTATTGCCTTAGGTTCAGGAATTACTTTGGGACGACAAGGCCCAACAGTGCAAGTAGGAGCAGGTTTAGCGGCTGGAATGAGTCGCTTGGTTCCCACTTCTCCCGACCATCGGCGGCAAATGATAGCGGCGGGTGCTGGTGCAGGTTTGGCGGCGGCGTTTAACGCTCCCATTGCAGGTGTATTATTTATTATTGAGGAATTACTGCAAGATTTATCAGGATTAACTCTAGGAACTGCGATTATTGCCTCGTTTATTGGTGGGGTAGTCTCCCGATTATTAGGCGGTCGCAGTTTAGATTTAAACATAGAATTACTTTATTACTCCAGTCGTTTTTCCTTTCCCGAAATTCCTTTCTTTCTGCTTTTAGGACTTTTAGCAGGATTATTGGGTGCATTATTTAATCGTGGGTTAATTTTTAGCCTCCAGTTTTACCGGAATCTGCATATTAGCTTACCTCTGCGGGTAGCCTTGGCTGGTTTTGTTTCTGGGGTTGTCGTATCTTTGTTGCCAGAGTCTTTCCGTGATAATGCTGGGTTAAGAGAATATGTGATCAGTAGTGAACTAAAACCAACCTTTGCAGCGATCGCATTTATTGCCCAGTTTATCCTAACTTTAGTAGCATTTGGTTCTGGCGCACCCGGAGGTTTATTTGCGCCTAGTCTCATTTTGGGTTCGGCTTTAGGGCATTTGGTCGGGGTATTTGCCCACTATGTATTGGGAGGGGGTTCTCCTGCTACCTATGCGTTAGCAGGGATGGGAGGATTTTTTAGCGCCGTTTCTAAAGTACCAATCACCGCCATTGTAATTGTCTTTGAAATGACGACAGATTTTAACCTAGTTCTACCTTTGATGATAGTGGCTGTAACTGCCTACTTGGTAGCAGAAAAGGTAGTACCTGGCTCACTGTATGAGAAGTTATTACTGCTAAATGGGATTACCCTAAATAAACAGATGTCAGTGGAAGGGATATTAACTCGATTGACTGCAAAAGATGTAATGCAGCAGAGGGTAGAAACTTTAGACGCAGACATAACCCTAGAAGAAGCCAAACAAGCTTTTGCTAACTCCCATCATCGAGGTTTTCCGGTAGTAGAAGATAACAAATTAGTAGGAATTGTAACGCAATCTGATTTAACTAAAAGCCTCAGTCGCCATCTAGATAATAATCCCTCCTTGAGGGAAATTATGACCGCCAATCCCATGACGGTGACACCTAGACATAATTTAAGTAACGTATTGTATTTACTAGACCGCTATCAAATCAGCCGCTTACCTGTTGTTGAAGGACAGAAACTGATAGGCATTATTACTCGTGCAGATATTATTAAAGCAGAAGCAGAGCATCTCAACGGGGAAAACCCCAACCCAGCACCACAAGCAGAACCATCTTATGTCGTTTACCAAACCCAAAGTCCCAGCACTGGCAGAGGTAGATTACTCGTACCAGTCGCCAACCCCGAAACCGCCGCCACCTTATTAAAAATGGCTGCTGCTATTGCCCGCGATCGCCATTATGAAATAGAGTGTGTGCAAATAATGTTAGTCTCCCGCCACACTTCCCCATCAGAAACCACTGTCCGCACTGCCAAAAGCCGCCGCCTGCTGCGACAGGCAGAAGTATTAGCCAAAAGATGGCGTATTCCCCTACATACTCAAATTAGAGTCGCCCACGACCCCGCACAAGCAATACTAGAAACCATCAAAGAAAGACACATAGACCTCATCCTCATGGGTTGGAAAGGCAACACATCCACACCCGGACGTATATTCGGCAACATCGTAGACACCATCATCCGCCAAGCCACCTGTGACGTAGTGCTAGTAAAACTAGGCACTCAACAGTCAACAGTCAACACCCTCCAATTTAATCGCTGGCTAGTGCCAATGGCTGGCGGCCCCAACGCCAGAATAGCTATAAAACTGTTACCAGCTTTAGTTACCTTGGGAAATGAACCGCAAATACGTCTAACTAGGGTGTTCAAACCCTTAGATTTTCAACCAGATATGACAGTCCTAGAACAAGCCATTCGCCAATTGATGCGCCGCCGCCAATTGTCTAGCACTGTCATTGCAGCCCCAGTACAAGCTGATTCCGTTGTCGAAGGTGTGATTAAGCTGGTGAAAACAGAAGGTTATGATGTAGTTGTTTTAGGCGCTTCCCGCGAAGGCTTATTACAACAAGCTATCCAAGGTAATATTCCAGAGGCGATCGCTTCTGGTATAGATAGTACCGTCATTTTGGTGAGAGGGGCAATTGAGAGTTAG
- a CDS encoding adenylate kinase, producing MTMKKVAVFGNTGGGKSTLSIRLSHITGLPLYVLDKIEYKPGGAKVPQEEYKRIHEEILATDKWIIDGFGCMETLWIRLDAADTLVYVDLPLYVHFWWVTKRLITGYFKPPEGWPENSPMLKSSLSSYRVLWLCEKYLAPRYREYVKQNQSIKTVYHLRSIKEISQFFTSIEN from the coding sequence ATGACGATGAAAAAAGTAGCGGTGTTTGGTAACACTGGTGGCGGTAAATCAACCCTGAGCATAAGATTATCCCACATCACTGGTTTGCCACTTTACGTTTTGGACAAAATTGAATATAAGCCAGGAGGAGCTAAGGTTCCCCAAGAAGAATATAAGCGTATCCATGAGGAAATTCTCGCTACTGATAAATGGATTATTGACGGGTTTGGTTGTATGGAAACTCTATGGATACGCCTAGACGCAGCAGATACTCTGGTTTATGTCGATTTACCACTATATGTGCATTTCTGGTGGGTAACTAAACGGCTAATTACGGGTTACTTTAAGCCGCCAGAAGGCTGGCCTGAAAATAGTCCCATGCTGAAAAGTTCCCTAAGTAGTTACCGTGTGCTTTGGTTATGCGAGAAATACTTAGCTCCGAGATATCGTGAGTATGTTAAGCAAAATCAAAGCATCAAAACCGTTTATCATCTCCGCTCAATTAAAGAGATTTCGCAATTTTTTACATCAATTGAAAACTAA